A single Ornithodoros turicata isolate Travis unplaced genomic scaffold, ASM3712646v1 ctg00000907.1, whole genome shotgun sequence DNA region contains:
- the LOC135375606 gene encoding uncharacterized protein LOC135375606, with amino-acid sequence MRRDGKEITTKHIILSFQLHKLPTTIKAGYLNCHVRPYVPNPRRCFKCQHFGHGSQVCRGQETCPKCSGTDHPAESCRYQVRCANCKGDHPVYSRSCPRLKDEKEILRIKAEQNISYKDAKAQAEFRKKGTFSEVVRRGVAPQRRSVETQTAGPPPYTPPQKDGETEVSPSPSVSITSPMPAAASAEVACTASVWDGLLKDPSQVPVVNMELDDEDRASQKSSSSLPGTFSQSKEKRERSSGRGRGNRPTDQQNQPPPRVLPP; translated from the coding sequence ATGCGTCGGGACGGTAAAGAAATCACAACAAAGCACATTATTCTATCATTTCAACTACACAAGCTCCCTACAACCATCAAGGCTGGTTACCTCAACTGCCACGTGCGACCCTACGTCCCTAATCCGCGGCGTTGTTTCAAGTGTCAACACTTCGGGCACGGGTCTCAGGTCTGCCgtggacaggaaacatgtcccaAATGCTCTGGTACAGATCACCCAGCAGAATCCTGCCGATATCAAGTGCGGTGTGCAAATTGTAAAGGTGACCATCCTGTCTACTCCAGGTCTTGTCCCCGAttgaaagatgaaaaagaaatccTTAGAATCAAGGCAGAGCAAAATATCTCGTACAAAGACGCAAAGGCGCAAGCAGAGTTCAGAAAAAAGGgcactttctccgaagtggtgcgcaggggagtggcaccacagaggaGGTCCGTGGAGACCCAGACTGCTGGGCCTCCACCCTACACTCCCCCCCAGAAGGACGGAGAAACGGAAGTATCTCCTTCTCCTTCTGTATCCATTACATCCCCCATGCCTGCAGCGGCCTCAGCTGAGGTTGCTTGCACGGCATCCGTCTGGGATGGATTGCTCAAAGATCCATCCCAGGTACCTGTTGTTAACATGGAGCTCGACGACGAAGACCGTGCTTCacagaagtcgtcttcgagtctcCCAGGCACTTTCTCGCAATCAAAAGAGAAACGCGAAAGATCAAGTGGTAGAGGCAGAGGCAACAGACCCACGGACCAGCAAAATCAGCCCCCACCAAGGGTGCTGCCTCCTTAA